In a genomic window of Leptolyngbya sp. SIO1E4:
- a CDS encoding tetratricopeptide repeat protein, whose protein sequence is MTRNYFFLAISLGICLTSLTVEPAEGAVPSHLIAQNGESLSTEEDVYRIARDITVRVFANDHTGSGTLIDHHGDTYSVLTNAHVLLAGTPFLIQTPDGSFHSAEEIEVADWIGKDVALLQFRSSDGYATAALGEIADVAVDQPVMAAGFPNNTGMFVVTTGEISFLLEQALESGYQIGYTNDVEQGMSGGPILNSQGEVIGINGRLPNPVLAPFRILESESTTAEVPYIDIENSSLGIPVTLTSESIESNIDFVSPEQKQLISSNQDLSQRDFAQAPSVDALFQQGRQSFLDFDNEAAIQTLSQVIELDSSFAEAYYYRSFTYINSDNFEAALLDLDKAISLNPDYAQAYAIRGVVLAERENYEEAFDDIERANEIEPNLFEAHLARGYVYRQQERHPESIAELSQAVAISEGHELAYFAYFNRGSSYLLLGDHALAIEDLSVAIEFAPSVPTAYALRSISKLLSTSADFIGALEDASVALELSADKEERSEIYLISGLARFASGTSYDQVLADFQKALELFEQQGTTGDSLINPVTQYQYLERSQQVERIAQEVTVRIDRYRESNGAFSGNGSGVIIASHDGTYYILTARHVVSSNNGDEASFKIITPDGTEHVALPVENNVFSEVDLAILSFRSTKSYSVVKISTHEEDILFDTAQPIFASGWPQQNQSENWPSLQFSPGRFIPEAIGFLLTQNATSFTEGYGLAYTNITRNGMSGGPLFDIEGRLIGIHGRAENFQFISEEVDFIDAANVSLGLSLGMPIDRFLQKVDELPIESEWLTVENSSPLRFRDDALSVISGFHTMRHFQQDFEESLQVGELRTSDWLNRGTLLFRASNYGSSVDAFVEAASLTSDSYEAWLGISLSHFFQGNSEAGLIAIDEAISLRPNDSQLFYLKSLFLNILGNNEAALDAINQSIKLTTLEQPSHLFKLYFVRAEILSSLGRHEESLKDQDTLIDFFETSLNYARRGYTYAVLGENTLAVDDAIRSIILEPENLLGYQVIREILANSGDEYEAVYEYTYSKLDELDDLRPLGTFLAITDNYDEAIAILAEGLNSQSADTEDALFYALLSGSYASSATNNEQAIELANLALSLDPYNTVVQVFVYLSRGIAFAQLEEYDEAISDLTQAIDLGFQNSYLHSLRGVSYLGKDDYRSAEIDAQLALSIDPTDLSARAVLAAAQSQLGQPESAIDNTDYILEQAPEAPLILALTHLARSYSFAGMGESDMAWQELEKLSEISPDFLNTENGYFLVGLIHHSAQEYQDALSSYAQALEINPDLVGALTNRGLILYELGDFESATQNLQAAIDSPSYSRLSADSPATAEPLLALAVLNYVRQQDSEGVDLLKSAVAISPEVIDLDYLENAMWGGQLIEDTRDFLESPSVQIHIGAGTR, encoded by the coding sequence ATGACACGAAACTACTTTTTCCTGGCAATTTCTTTAGGGATCTGTTTGACTAGCTTAACTGTGGAACCTGCAGAAGGAGCAGTCCCTTCGCATTTAATCGCGCAAAATGGAGAGAGTCTCTCTACAGAAGAGGATGTGTATCGTATTGCAAGAGACATAACGGTTAGGGTATTTGCAAACGACCATACAGGGTCAGGAACACTTATTGACCATCACGGAGATACCTATAGTGTCCTTACTAATGCTCATGTCCTTTTAGCAGGTACACCTTTTCTTATTCAAACCCCGGACGGAAGCTTTCATTCTGCAGAAGAGATTGAGGTTGCAGACTGGATAGGAAAGGACGTAGCGCTGTTGCAATTCAGGTCTTCAGATGGATATGCGACAGCTGCACTCGGTGAAATCGCTGACGTTGCAGTAGATCAACCTGTTATGGCGGCTGGTTTCCCAAATAATACTGGAATGTTTGTTGTAACGACTGGGGAAATTTCCTTTTTGTTGGAACAGGCACTCGAATCAGGTTATCAAATTGGATACACCAACGATGTCGAGCAGGGTATGAGCGGTGGCCCCATTCTAAATAGCCAGGGAGAAGTGATTGGGATTAATGGAAGATTGCCAAATCCAGTTCTAGCACCTTTTCGTATTCTTGAGAGTGAGTCTACGACAGCAGAAGTACCCTACATTGACATTGAGAATTCTAGTCTGGGCATTCCAGTCACACTTACCTCTGAATCAATTGAAAGCAATATCGACTTTGTCAGTCCAGAACAAAAACAGTTAATTTCAAGCAATCAGGATTTAAGTCAACGAGATTTTGCTCAGGCTCCTTCGGTCGATGCGCTATTTCAGCAAGGCAGGCAAAGCTTTCTGGATTTCGATAACGAAGCTGCGATCCAGACCTTAAGTCAGGTTATTGAGTTAGATTCTAGTTTCGCTGAGGCTTATTATTATCGTAGCTTCACCTATATAAACTCTGATAACTTTGAAGCTGCACTCCTAGACCTAGATAAAGCAATTTCATTGAATCCTGATTACGCTCAGGCCTATGCAATAAGAGGCGTTGTACTTGCTGAGCGGGAAAACTATGAGGAAGCTTTTGATGATATCGAAAGAGCCAATGAGATAGAACCTAATTTGTTTGAGGCTCACCTTGCCCGTGGTTATGTTTATAGACAACAAGAGAGGCACCCTGAATCTATTGCAGAGCTTTCTCAAGCAGTTGCGATCTCTGAGGGACACGAACTCGCTTACTTTGCGTATTTCAATCGTGGTTCAAGCTATCTCCTTCTAGGGGACCATGCTCTTGCTATAGAAGATCTCTCTGTAGCTATAGAATTCGCTCCGAGTGTTCCCACAGCATATGCGTTACGTAGTATTTCCAAACTTCTCAGTACTAGTGCCGATTTCATTGGAGCACTTGAAGATGCCAGTGTCGCTCTAGAACTATCTGCTGATAAAGAAGAGCGTTCAGAAATTTATCTTATCAGTGGACTGGCGAGATTTGCTTCAGGCACTTCTTATGATCAGGTTTTGGCAGATTTTCAAAAAGCTTTAGAGTTATTTGAACAGCAAGGTACGACTGGAGATTCTTTGATAAACCCAGTTACTCAGTACCAATACCTGGAGAGGTCTCAGCAAGTTGAACGAATTGCACAAGAGGTCACAGTTCGTATTGATAGGTATCGAGAATCGAATGGAGCATTTAGCGGCAATGGCTCAGGGGTAATTATTGCGTCTCACGACGGTACCTATTACATTTTAACGGCGCGTCATGTGGTGAGCAGTAATAATGGTGACGAAGCTAGCTTTAAAATTATCACACCAGACGGAACTGAACATGTAGCGTTGCCAGTTGAAAACAATGTATTTTCAGAAGTTGACCTAGCAATCTTATCGTTTAGAAGTACTAAAAGCTATTCCGTTGTCAAGATATCCACACATGAGGAAGATATTTTATTTGACACTGCCCAGCCAATTTTTGCATCGGGTTGGCCTCAGCAGAATCAATCAGAGAACTGGCCTAGCCTACAGTTTAGCCCTGGGAGGTTTATTCCTGAAGCAATAGGTTTTTTGCTTACACAAAATGCCACTTCATTTACTGAAGGATATGGCCTTGCCTACACAAACATTACACGAAACGGTATGAGCGGAGGACCACTATTTGATATTGAAGGCCGATTAATTGGGATTCATGGCCGGGCAGAGAATTTTCAATTCATTTCGGAAGAGGTGGATTTTATCGACGCGGCTAATGTGTCTCTTGGACTGAGTTTGGGTATGCCCATAGATCGGTTTTTGCAAAAGGTTGATGAGCTTCCCATCGAATCAGAATGGTTAACTGTCGAAAATTCATCTCCCTTGAGATTTCGGGATGATGCACTAAGCGTAATCTCCGGTTTTCACACAATGAGGCATTTTCAGCAAGACTTTGAGGAGTCTCTGCAAGTGGGAGAACTTCGTACATCAGATTGGTTGAATAGAGGCACACTCCTGTTTAGGGCTTCAAATTATGGAAGTTCAGTGGACGCATTTGTGGAAGCAGCCAGTTTAACTTCTGATTCTTATGAAGCTTGGTTAGGTATAAGTTTATCACATTTTTTTCAGGGGAACTCTGAAGCTGGCTTGATTGCGATTGACGAGGCTATTTCGTTGCGACCAAATGATAGTCAACTATTTTACTTGAAAAGTTTATTCTTGAATATATTGGGTAATAATGAAGCTGCTTTGGATGCAATTAATCAGTCCATAAAACTGACTACATTAGAACAGCCTTCTCATCTATTTAAGTTGTATTTTGTCAGAGCTGAGATTTTGTCCTCTTTGGGAAGGCATGAAGAATCTCTAAAAGATCAAGATACTCTAATTGATTTTTTTGAAACCTCCCTGAATTATGCAAGAAGGGGATATACCTATGCTGTGCTAGGTGAAAATACGTTGGCTGTAGATGATGCAATTCGGTCGATCATTTTAGAGCCTGAAAATTTGTTAGGATATCAGGTTATTAGAGAGATTTTAGCCAATTCTGGCGATGAATATGAAGCTGTATATGAATATACTTATTCTAAACTTGATGAACTAGATGATCTGCGACCTCTGGGAACCTTTCTTGCAATCACTGATAACTATGACGAGGCAATTGCAATTCTTGCTGAGGGCTTGAATTCACAGAGCGCTGATACAGAGGATGCTTTATTTTATGCACTTTTAAGTGGTAGTTATGCCTCTTCAGCCACAAATAATGAGCAAGCTATAGAATTAGCAAATTTGGCATTGAGTCTAGACCCCTACAATACAGTTGTTCAGGTCTTTGTCTATCTTTCCCGAGGAATTGCTTTTGCACAATTAGAGGAATATGACGAGGCTATTTCCGATTTAACACAAGCAATAGATCTAGGCTTTCAAAATAGCTATTTACACTCCCTAAGAGGGGTCTCATATTTGGGAAAAGACGACTATCGAAGCGCAGAGATAGATGCGCAGTTGGCTTTATCGATTGATCCTACAGACCTTTCTGCTCGTGCAGTTCTTGCAGCTGCTCAAAGTCAACTCGGGCAGCCTGAGTCAGCCATCGACAATACCGACTATATTCTTGAACAAGCGCCAGAGGCTCCGTTGATTCTTGCCCTTACTCATCTGGCACGAAGCTACTCTTTTGCTGGTATGGGTGAATCGGATATGGCATGGCAAGAGTTGGAAAAACTCTCTGAGATCAGTCCCGACTTTTTGAATACTGAAAATGGTTATTTTCTGGTGGGTTTAATTCACCACAGTGCTCAAGAATATCAGGATGCTTTAAGTAGTTATGCTCAAGCCCTAGAAATTAACCCAGATTTGGTAGGTGCTCTTACTAACCGGGGACTGATTTTATATGAACTTGGCGATTTCGAAAGCGCTACTCAAAATCTCCAAGCAGCTATCGACTCGCCATCTTACTCCAGACTGTCGGCAGATTCACCGGCTACTGCTGAACCCTTATTAGCTCTAGCAGTACTAAATTATGTCCGTCAGCAAGACTCAGAGGGTGTTGACTTATTGAAGTCAGCGGTTGCAATCAGCCCAGAAGTTATCGATTTAGATTACTTAGAAAATGCCATGTGGGGTGGCCAGTTGATCGAAGACACTCGAGACTTTCTTGAGTCTCCCTCAGTGCAGATTCACATTGGTGCTGGAACGCGATAA